The segment TAAGGCTTTATTTTGCGGATCTCTACTACCCACGCACTCATCAATGAGCGTTACATTAAAGCCATTTTGGATAAGATCCAAAGCCGTTTGATATACACAAATATGAGCTTCTACGCCGATTAAAATCACGCTTTTAAACCCTAAAATTTCATCTTTTATAGCGTTAAATGCTGAAAATTCTAGTTTCTCAAATACCTTAGAGTTTATCAAATTTAGTATCTGCTCATCGGTATCGCCAAGACCCTTTTTATACTGCTCGGTAGCGATTATTTTTAACCCTAGCTCGTTAGCAATTTTTAAGAATTTAACGCTATTAGCCACCAAATTCTCATCACTCATCACTCTTAAAAGCTTAGTTTGCATATCTATAACTACAACCACACTATCCATAATCTCTCCTTATAAATCTATATCGATCCCTACAGGGCAATGGTCGCTACCATCGATGCTACCTAGTATAAAAGCGTCTTTTAGCTTATCTTTCAAATTTGAACTAATGAAAAAATAATCAATCCGCCAACCAATATTTTTAGCCCGTGCATTGAATCTATAACTCCACCAAGAATATGCATCTTTTACATCGCCATTTATAAACCTAAAACTATCTATAAATCCACTTTCAACAACCCTATCTATCCACTCCCTTTCACAAGGCAAAAATCCACTTGTTTTAGCATTAGCCTTTGGATTTTTTAGATCAATTTCTTTATGAGCGGTATTTACATCACCGCAAAATATCACCCCTTTGCCCTCACTAACCAAAGCATTGATATAAGCTA is part of the Campylobacter lanienae NCTC 13004 genome and harbors:
- a CDS encoding isochorismatase family protein, which codes for MDSVVVVIDMQTKLLRVMSDENLVANSVKFLKIANELGLKIIATEQYKKGLGDTDEQILNLINSKVFEKLEFSAFNAIKDEILGFKSVILIGVEAHICVYQTALDLIQNGFNVTLIDECVGSRDPQNKALAYLNLKEAKVKSAEMVAFELLQSASHPSFKAISSLIK
- a CDS encoding exodeoxyribonuclease III, translated to MRLISWNVNGLRAVVNKDGFSWLGEYRPDFLALQEIKASEDKIPAEIYNLGFENISVNSAKRAGYSGVMSLSNLKTQNLKSQFFDDDEGRVLEHRFDNIHLFNIYFPNGQQGDERLGYKMDFYDKFLAYINALVSEGKGVIFCGDVNTAHKEIDLKNPKANAKTSGFLPCEREWIDRVVESGFIDSFRFINGDVKDAYSWWSYRFNARAKNIGWRIDYFFISSNLKDKLKDAFILGSIDGSDHCPVGIDIDL